In Nocardioides dokdonensis FR1436, the following are encoded in one genomic region:
- the ychF gene encoding redox-regulated ATPase YchF, translated as MALTIGIVGLPNAGKSTLFNALTKNDVLAANYPFATIEPNVGVVGVPDDRLPRLAEVFGSAKLLPATVEFVDIAGIVRGASEGEGLGNKFLSHIRESAAICQVTRVFRDEDVTHVDGEVNPKSDISTIQTELILADLQTVEKAIPRLEKEVRGNKDLAPVLAAAQEALGHLEAGTPVIDTKIDTALLRELSLLTAKPFIYVFNCDADELNDEDLKQQMRDLVAPSEAIFLDAKFESELVDLGDDDEAREMLAEMGVTEPGLDVLARVGFDTLGLQTYLTAGPKESRAWTIPKGATAPEAAGVIHTDFQKGFIKAEIVSFDDLMEHGSMQKAKEAGKVRMEGKEYVMADGDVVEFRFNV; from the coding sequence GACCCTCTTCAACGCTCTGACCAAGAACGACGTCCTCGCGGCGAACTACCCGTTCGCAACCATCGAGCCGAACGTCGGCGTCGTGGGCGTGCCGGACGACCGGCTGCCGCGGCTGGCCGAGGTGTTCGGCTCCGCGAAGCTGCTGCCGGCGACGGTGGAGTTCGTCGACATCGCCGGCATCGTGCGCGGGGCCTCGGAGGGGGAGGGCCTGGGCAACAAGTTCCTCTCCCACATCCGCGAGTCCGCCGCGATCTGCCAGGTGACCCGGGTCTTCCGCGACGAGGACGTCACCCACGTCGACGGCGAGGTGAACCCCAAGAGCGACATCTCCACCATCCAGACCGAGCTGATCCTGGCCGACCTGCAGACGGTGGAGAAGGCGATCCCGCGCCTGGAGAAGGAGGTGCGGGGCAACAAGGACCTCGCCCCCGTCCTCGCCGCGGCCCAGGAGGCGCTCGGTCACCTCGAGGCCGGCACGCCGGTGATCGACACGAAGATCGACACCGCGCTCCTGCGCGAGCTGTCGCTGCTGACCGCCAAGCCCTTCATCTACGTCTTCAACTGCGACGCCGACGAGCTGAACGACGAGGACCTCAAGCAGCAGATGCGCGACCTGGTCGCGCCGTCCGAGGCGATCTTCCTCGACGCGAAGTTCGAGTCCGAGCTCGTCGACCTCGGTGACGACGACGAGGCCCGCGAGATGCTCGCCGAGATGGGCGTCACCGAGCCCGGCCTCGACGTCCTGGCCCGGGTCGGGTTCGACACCCTCGGCCTGCAGACCTACCTGACCGCCGGCCCCAAGGAGTCGCGGGCCTGGACGATCCCCAAGGGCGCCACCGCACCCGAGGCGGCGGGAGTCATCCACACCGACTTCCAGAAGGGCTTCATCAAGGCCGAGATCGTCTCGTTCGACGACCTGATGGAGCACGGGTCCATGCAGAAGGCCAAGGAGGCCGGCAAGGTGCGCATGGAGGGCAAGGAGTACGTCATGGCCGACGGCGACGTGGTGGAGTTCCGCTTCAACGTCTGA